The following nucleotide sequence is from Mesobacillus jeotgali.
CCCCGTTTTGGAGGATCCGGATTTTTTATATTTATTTGACTGTTGCAGTGCTCGAAAAGTCACATGAATCTTCCAAAAGCTGCAATCAGTATGAAGACAGGACTTCTCAAAAAATGAAGAGTACCCGCTTTTTAAGCGGGTACTCTTCATCGGCCATAACCAACCCTTGCACATTTGAAAAATAACAAAACAGGAATTGTGCTACATTACTATTTTACCACGTTGGCATCTTTATACAAGGATAAAATAAGAAATATTGTCATATTTAGCTAGTAAATTTATTTATTACCTGAACCAGGTGTTCTTTTGATAATTGACTGAATTTTGCAAGAAAAAAATAGAAGAGGCGCTGCCCCTTCCATTCTATTTATTACTTCATATACACTTTCAGCTTATATGGCTTGATGGTTGAGCTGCCATGGAAATCGCTGATTTTGATCTGGTAAGTTCCCTTTTTCAAAGAAGCTGATAACACTTCGGCATCACCTTCTGGATAGAAATCAGCCTTAGAAACCAGTTTACCGTTTTGGTATAGCTCGATTTTGCCATCTGTCTCAATAGAACCTTCCAATTTGATGACACCTGAAGAGTTGCGCTCAAGGGTGAATGTATACCAGTCCTCGTCACCGAATGTTAATCCGGAATTGAAGTGGCCTGTTGACTCCCATGTATGAACTGTTAATTTCTTCATTTTTACAGGCTTGGATGCTTTATTGTTTACTACTTTATTGCCTGCGTCCTCATCCTTCGTATTAGCTGCAGCGACAGTCAGCTTGTAAGGCAGTAGAGTTAACGGTGTGCTACTCTCTGGCCAGCCAGCTGCCACGATAATGTAGTTGCTGCCTTTTTTAGCCTTGAAAGAACCAAAGGTATAGCCGTTATATACTCCCTTTTCAATATATTGAGCAAGGTTGTATTCAAATTCATCCACTTTGCGATTTTTGTTCCGGTCTTCGATGATCTGGACAAAGCCGTAGAACGGACTGACGATTTCTTTCGGCAGGCGGCTAAGCGTTTTGGTCAAAGCACCACGCTCGAGAGTAACACCATGGACTCCGGTAGTCTTTGCCTTGAAGTAGAATACATCCTGGTCGTTTGGCATACCGAAGTTGCCTTGAACCACTGCACCTGGCATGTCTTTTACTTTTTCCAGCTTGTCATTGTCCTCGTATTTATCCATAACATCCTTCGTGACAAGTCTTGAATTGAATGCATATGAATTGAAGCTGATTTCGTTCCTCATATAATCGTTGTTCAGTTTGATAAGGTATTTCTCTCCCTTTTTCAAACCTGTGTATACTTTAGTGGTGACTCCATTGCCAAACATTTCCCAGGTGACATTTGTTCCGATATAGTTAAGCCATTTGAACTCTTCACCTTCATCATTCTTTTCAGTTTCGAGCTTATAGATTTCAAACCAAGGAATATTGCCTGACTTATCGAGTGTGAACTCGTATACTCCTGTTTGCTGAGGGCTGAGTGTAAACCAATCCTCATCCTCGAATGATGATAAATATCCGTCTGCACGTTTGCCGATTGTATATGGTCGTGCATTCTCCTGGACCATATTCAGGTATTCCAGTTCAGGGTTTTCCTCATGCGCTGCATGATAGGCTGAAGCAATTTTAACCCTTTGCTGCTCAAGGTCTCCTTCAGCATGTTCTTCCATCGGCTCCTCTGACATTGGCGGTTCCTCCATGAACGGAAGATTGTCTTCATCCGCCGGCATTACTTTACCGTTAATACTGAAGAAATATGGTACCAAAGAGCTTTCAGGCTTCACCATTGTTTCAGTGAACATATCATAGCCATAATAGAATTCATACATACCATAGTAGTTGCCAGGCTGATTTGAAACTTTTACAGCATAAGGCATTCCTGGCTCAGCAGTAAAGGTCAATGCTTCCCCTTCACTGATTCCGCCATTGTTGGCATAGTACATTGGCTCGAATTCCTCGCCATGTTCACCTTCATGCGCCGCCTGGTATTCACCTTTATCAGGATATTCTCCCTCAGGCATCTCACCTGAAACTGGCAGGATCATATCAGCCGGATAAACACTGATTGCCGAGTTGGTTCCCGGAACCGCACTTACTTCCAGCTTTACGACCTGTCGTTCTTCTACGGAAAACGTGAAGTAGTCATCATCTTCTCCATACCTTCCTGTAAAAGTCAGCGGATTCTCGTCATTGCTGTATGGAATCGTTTCGATTGCCACTGGATTCTCAAGGTCTGAATCATCTGTCAGATGACCGGTTGTCCTGCTTACCTGCAAAGTATATTTAGATGTTTTCTTTTTAGAGTCATCATAGTTTGCATTGACGTCCTTTACGCCTATCGCCAGTACTCCATCAGCTGGAGCTATGAAAAGCTTGCCTTCCGCCTTGCCTTCACGAACTTTATTGACTTCATGAATGCGCTTTGTGCTGGCAGAAGTGAATCGCATCATCATTTTGTAATCATATTTATCCGCACCGGATAATACAGACTGGATGTTGTCCCCTTTTTTCACATCGAACTTGATCCATTTTTCCTCGTAAGGCTTAGTGATTGCATCAGTGAACAATGATTGCTCGCTGACTTTCACGTTTTTGGCAGCTGCGAAGATTTCTTTTTCCGTCATTTTCTTATTTACGATGGAAGGAATCTTCTTCTGGTCAAATTGCAGTGCTTTTACAGGATTCACTAACCCGTGTCCAAATTTTACGTCAAAACCTTTTTCGCCCAGGTCATCTGCACTGTGCTCCAGAATATACTCAACCTGTGAGGCAGTAAGCTTTGGATACTTGGAAAGCAAAAGTGAAGCAGTTGCTGCTACGACCGGAGATGCCATGGACGTACCGCTCATTTTACGATAGCTTGATAGTTTTTCCGGTTCATAGATTGTACTGTAGACATCTTCTCCCGGAGCGACGATGTCAACAGAAGGCCCGAAAGAAGAATAGCTTGATAGTTTTTTATACTTATTGGTAGAACCAACGCTGATGACACCTTCATATCCCGCCGGATAGTTTGTCCAATCAGTAGCATCATTGCCGGCTGCGGCAATAATAACCACATTCCTGGCGACTGCCTGCTTGACGGCATCCTCTATGATCGGCGAAGGCATTGGGCCTCCAAGGCTCATATTGATGACTCTTGCCCCGCTCCTTACAGCTTCGAGGATTCCTTCGGCAATCGCATAGTCACTTGCGCCCCATCCACGGTCAAAAACATCGATAGAAAGGATATCAGCATCCGGATTGATTCCATACCCGCCGATTCCGTTATCTTTTTTCGCAGCGATAATTCCGGCAACGTGAGTTCCATGTGAATCGGCCATCCCGGGGCTGATAGGATTGACGGTATTTTTGCTTGAAATGATTTTCCCTTTTAAATCAGGATGGTCTGCTTTAATCCCAGTGTCGATGACGGCAACCTTCACTTTATTTTTCCCGGAAAGCTTTTGCGCTTTTTCGATCTGCAGCTGGGTTAAATGATACTGCTCCCCAACCTTTGGGTCTTTGAGGCCAAGCTGCTGGTACAGTACAGATGGAGTAACTGAAACAACTTTATCAAGCTGCTGGTATTGTGAAATGACCTTATGTAGGTTCTTTTTATCCTTCACCTGAACAACAGCATATTTCAACCCTGAAACCTGATGGACCAATGTTCCCCCGAGCCTGCGATGTTCTGTTGCAGTCAGAGGCTTCTGGTACTTTAT
It contains:
- a CDS encoding S8 family peptidase, whose translation is MGKWKKNLVSIGVSASLIAGTALMPGGATFAKSSDKHVGTSAISVNSPLLQQKLDQKKPPFSEDTLVIKYQKPLTATEHRRLGGTLVHQVSGLKYAVVQVKDKKNLHKVISQYQQLDKVVSVTPSVLYQQLGLKDPKVGEQYHLTQLQIEKAQKLSGKNKVKVAVIDTGIKADHPDLKGKIISSKNTVNPISPGMADSHGTHVAGIIAAKKDNGIGGYGINPDADILSIDVFDRGWGASDYAIAEGILEAVRSGARVINMSLGGPMPSPIIEDAVKQAVARNVVIIAAAGNDATDWTNYPAGYEGVISVGSTNKYKKLSSYSSFGPSVDIVAPGEDVYSTIYEPEKLSSYRKMSGTSMASPVVAATASLLLSKYPKLTASQVEYILEHSADDLGEKGFDVKFGHGLVNPVKALQFDQKKIPSIVNKKMTEKEIFAAAKNVKVSEQSLFTDAITKPYEEKWIKFDVKKGDNIQSVLSGADKYDYKMMMRFTSASTKRIHEVNKVREGKAEGKLFIAPADGVLAIGVKDVNANYDDSKKKTSKYTLQVSRTTGHLTDDSDLENPVAIETIPYSNDENPLTFTGRYGEDDDYFTFSVEERQVVKLEVSAVPGTNSAISVYPADMILPVSGEMPEGEYPDKGEYQAAHEGEHGEEFEPMYYANNGGISEGEALTFTAEPGMPYAVKVSNQPGNYYGMYEFYYGYDMFTETMVKPESSLVPYFFSINGKVMPADEDNLPFMEEPPMSEEPMEEHAEGDLEQQRVKIASAYHAAHEENPELEYLNMVQENARPYTIGKRADGYLSSFEDEDWFTLSPQQTGVYEFTLDKSGNIPWFEIYKLETEKNDEGEEFKWLNYIGTNVTWEMFGNGVTTKVYTGLKKGEKYLIKLNNDYMRNEISFNSYAFNSRLVTKDVMDKYEDNDKLEKVKDMPGAVVQGNFGMPNDQDVFYFKAKTTGVHGVTLERGALTKTLSRLPKEIVSPFYGFVQIIEDRNKNRKVDEFEYNLAQYIEKGVYNGYTFGSFKAKKGSNYIIVAAGWPESSTPLTLLPYKLTVAAANTKDEDAGNKVVNNKASKPVKMKKLTVHTWESTGHFNSGLTFGDEDWYTFTLERNSSGVIKLEGSIETDGKIELYQNGKLVSKADFYPEGDAEVLSASLKKGTYQIKISDFHGSSTIKPYKLKVYMK